In Nitrospira sp., a single window of DNA contains:
- a CDS encoding DUF433 domain-containing protein, whose translation MMQTQLIESNPSIMMGKPVIAGTRITVELILEKLAAGESPEQIIAAHSRLTREAVSAALDFAAKALRADVIYPTPDQAA comes from the coding sequence ATGATGCAAACGCAGCTTATCGAATCGAACCCGTCGATCATGATGGGCAAACCGGTTATTGCCGGAACACGCATCACGGTTGAACTGATACTTGAAAAGCTCGCTGCCGGTGAGTCTCCGGAACAGATTATCGCCGCACACTCGCGTTTGACCCGGGAAGCCGTTTCGGCAGCCTTGGACTTTGCGGCAAAAGCGCTGCGAGCGGACGTCATTTACCCGACTCCCGATCAGGCTGCATGA